The sequence below is a genomic window from Brevibacillus laterosporus.
GTTGATCGCGGTATTCCTCGTACTCATTATCCAGTATTTATTGGGGATGAACAGATCGGGGAGGTTACTACTGGAACACAATCGCCTACCTTAAAAAAGAATGTAGGGCTAGCATTGATCCAAACAGCTCACGCCATTCTTGACAAAGAGGTAGAAGTAGAGATTCGTGGCAAACGTCTGCGTGCGAAAATTATTGCTACTCCATTTTATAAACGGCCTAAAAAGTAAGGAAATCGAGAAGTTAAATCAGAGGGGGAGCCATCCGTGACATATCGTTATCTACCAACAACGGAACAAGATAAGAAAGAGATGCTGGAATTTCTGGGTGTTTCCAGCGTGGATGAATTGTTTTCCGATATACCTGAAGAAGTACGTTTTCCAAGAGAACTAGCAATAGACGAAGCACTATCTGAACCAGACCTTGTGAAATTCATGGGAGGATTGGCTTCTAAAAATGCTAACTTCACAACTCACGTAAACTTTTTAGGAGCTGGCGTGTATCAGCATTATGCACCGAGCACCGTTAACCATATGTTATTACGCGGTGAGTTTTTTACCGCTTATACCCCGTACCAACCCGAGATCAGCCAAGGTGAACTACAAGCAATATTTGAGTTTCAAACGATGGTTTGTGAACTCACAGGCATGGAAGTAGCCAACTCCTCTATGTATGACGGGTACACGTCCATGGCGGAAGCGGCAATGATGGCGGCTGGTCACAAAGGCAAGCCCCGCGTGATTATCTCCAAGACAGTACATCCTGAGACACGCGCTGTACTAGATACCTATGCGTATGGTCAGCAAGTAGAGGTAGTAGAAGTAGACTTCACTCAAGAGGGGATCACCGATTTAACGCAACTTCAGGCTGCTTTAGAGGTTGAAACAGCGGCTGTACTGGTTCAATATCCAAACTTTTTTGGTAGCGTAGAAGATTTACGTGCGATTGAACAGCTCACTCATGAAAAAGGTGCCCTTCTAATCGTATCTTCCAACCCGGTAGCACTTGGCTTATTGGAAGCGCCAGGAAAATTGGGCGCAGACATCGTGGTCGGAGATATGCAACCGTTTGGAATTCCTGTTTCTTTTGGAGGACCTCACTGCGGATATTTCGCTACGACTTCAAAATTAATGCGTAAAATGCCAGGACGCATCGTGGGTCAGACCAAGGATGAAGATGGTAAACGCGGTTTTGTCCTTACCCTTCAAGCACGAGAACAACATATTCGCCGCGAAAAAGCGACTTCCAATATTTGCTCCAATCAAGCGTTGCTAGCGTTGGCGTCTTCCATTGCCTTAACTGGACTGGGGAAGCAAGGTGTGCAAGAAATGTCCCGAATGAACCTGCATAAAGCACATTATGCGAAACAGGTGCTATGTCAGTTAAATGGTGTGCAAGATGTATTCACAGCTCCATTTTTTAATGAATTCGTTGTCAAGTTACCAGTAGCGGTAGCTGATGTGAATCGTACCTTATTAGAAAAAGGCATCATTGGCGGTTATGATCTGGGTCTCGCTTATCCAGAGCTTGCCAACCATATGCTGATCGCCGTGACAGAGTTAAGAACCAAAGCGGAAATTGATCAGTTGGCAAAAGAAATGGAGGCGATTCTACATGCGTAACGACAAACAAAAAGAAATCATCTTTGAAATGAGCAAACCAGGACGTGTAGCCTACAGCTTGCCGAAAAACGATGTGCCGGAAGCAGAAGTATCCTCCTATTTGCCAGAGCATTTGATTCGATCAACGCCAGCAGAATTGCCAGAAGTCTCCGAATTACAATTGGTGCGTCATTACACAGAACTATCTCGTCGCAATCATGGCATCGACAATGGCTTCTATCCACTAGGTTCTTGCACGATGAAATATAATCCGAAAATTAATGAAGACATTGCTCGTTATGCTGGTTTTGCCCAAGTACATCCGTACCAGCCGGAAGAATCCGTACAAGGTGCTCTGGAAATGCTTTATAACTTACAAAATGAGTTGGCTGAAATCACAGGTATGGACGCCGTCACCTTACAACCAGCGGCAGGTGCAGCAGGAGAGTGGACAGGACTGCTGTTGATCCGTGCTTATCATGAAAGTCGTGGAGAAAAACGTACGAAGGTAATCGTACCAAACTCCGCGCACGGTACAAACCCTGCATCTGCAACGATCGCGGGTCTGGAAACCATCACGATTCCGTCTGATGATCGTGGGCTTGTTGATATTGAAGCATTGCGTCAAGCGGTAGGTTCAGATACGGCAGCATTGATGCTCACCAATCCAAATACGCTAGGTTTATTTGAAGAAAATATTGTGGAAATGGCTAAGATCGTACATGAAGCAGGCGGAAAATTGTACTATGACGGTGCGAACGCCAACGCCATTTTAGGTATTGCTCGCCCTGGCGACATGGGCTTTGATGTTGTGCATTTGAATTTGCATAAAACCTTTACAGGCCCACACGGTGGTGGTGGTCCGGGAGCAGGTCCTGTAGGTGTAAAAGAAGACTTGATCCCATTCTTGCCTAAACCAATGGTGAAGAAGACCGAAGAAGGTAGCTTTGCCCTAGATTACAATATCCCAGCTTCAATCGGGCGAGTAAAAGGCTTCTATGGTAACTTTGGCATCCTCGTTCGCGCATATAGCTATATTCGCACGATGGGGCCAGACGGCTTGTTACAGGTATCTCAACATGCTGTGTTAAACGCTAACTATATGATGCGTAGGTTAGCTACTGCGTTTGAGCTTCCATTTGATCGAGTATGTAAACACGAATTCGTTCTCTCTGGTATTCGTCAAAAGAAATTAGGTGTACGTACTCTTGATATGGCTAAGCGTCTGTTAGATTTCGGTTATCATCCACCAACAATCTACTTCCCATTGATTGTAGATGAGTGCTTGATGATTGAGCCAACCGAAACAGAAAGCAAGGAAACGCTAGATGAATTTATTGACGTTCTGTTGCAGATTGCTAGAGAATGCGAAGAGACACCAGAAATGGTGCAAGAAGCACCACATACAACGGTAGTAAGACGACTGGACGAAGCTACAGCAGCGAGAAAACCAATCTTGCGCTACCAGCCAGAAGCCTAGATTCATATGTGTAAATAATCCCGTGTCCTTCGAATAGGTACACGGGATGTTTGTGTATGTGCCCCTGAAATAAGGTTTTTTGTTATCTTATTTTGGATGTATATCTATCACTCATAATAGCCAGATCCCTACTCTCAA
It includes:
- a CDS encoding glycine dehydrogenase subunit 2, encoding MRNDKQKEIIFEMSKPGRVAYSLPKNDVPEAEVSSYLPEHLIRSTPAELPEVSELQLVRHYTELSRRNHGIDNGFYPLGSCTMKYNPKINEDIARYAGFAQVHPYQPEESVQGALEMLYNLQNELAEITGMDAVTLQPAAGAAGEWTGLLLIRAYHESRGEKRTKVIVPNSAHGTNPASATIAGLETITIPSDDRGLVDIEALRQAVGSDTAALMLTNPNTLGLFEENIVEMAKIVHEAGGKLYYDGANANAILGIARPGDMGFDVVHLNLHKTFTGPHGGGGPGAGPVGVKEDLIPFLPKPMVKKTEEGSFALDYNIPASIGRVKGFYGNFGILVRAYSYIRTMGPDGLLQVSQHAVLNANYMMRRLATAFELPFDRVCKHEFVLSGIRQKKLGVRTLDMAKRLLDFGYHPPTIYFPLIVDECLMIEPTETESKETLDEFIDVLLQIARECEETPEMVQEAPHTTVVRRLDEATAARKPILRYQPEA
- a CDS encoding aminomethyl-transferring glycine dehydrogenase subunit GcvPA produces the protein MTYRYLPTTEQDKKEMLEFLGVSSVDELFSDIPEEVRFPRELAIDEALSEPDLVKFMGGLASKNANFTTHVNFLGAGVYQHYAPSTVNHMLLRGEFFTAYTPYQPEISQGELQAIFEFQTMVCELTGMEVANSSMYDGYTSMAEAAMMAAGHKGKPRVIISKTVHPETRAVLDTYAYGQQVEVVEVDFTQEGITDLTQLQAALEVETAAVLVQYPNFFGSVEDLRAIEQLTHEKGALLIVSSNPVALGLLEAPGKLGADIVVGDMQPFGIPVSFGGPHCGYFATTSKLMRKMPGRIVGQTKDEDGKRGFVLTLQAREQHIRREKATSNICSNQALLALASSIALTGLGKQGVQEMSRMNLHKAHYAKQVLCQLNGVQDVFTAPFFNEFVVKLPVAVADVNRTLLEKGIIGGYDLGLAYPELANHMLIAVTELRTKAEIDQLAKEMEAILHA